Within Telopea speciosissima isolate NSW1024214 ecotype Mountain lineage chromosome 8, Tspe_v1, whole genome shotgun sequence, the genomic segment AAGATGTTTTGTATCTCATCTGAATCCCCATATTGGAGGTGCCTTCAGTCAACCTTTGGGGAATCAGCTACTTCCTTTCATCTTGTAGCATAACCTAGTCCTCTCAGAACTACCACACTCACTAAGCACATTCATCTTGACCTGCAGTCATTGTCTCACGTTCTCTATGTTCTCTTTAATTAGAGGATAAAGTTGCATCCCTTGTATTATGTAATGTATTCTCCTCTTCAGAAAGCTTTACTAGTCAACCCGTTTTCACTTGTTGTATATTTGCTTGATGACAGGAATTACGAATGATTCCAAGGATCCATCTGTCGATACTTTCCGGTCAACTACTCTTCCTATGCTCAAGCGCTTTGGAGTTCCTTCAGAAGGTTTGGATCTAAAAATTGAGAGCCGTGGAAGTCCTCCTGAGGGTGGTGGTGAAGTCATTCTCTCAGTCCCTATGATTCAAAATAGTTTATCAGTGAGTCCTTGCGTTAATGGGAGTTtcctttattagtttatttAGTTGTAAATAGTTGTTTCATTCATAAATACGTTGTTTTATCgatttttcttcccttcaatGGTATATTTTTTACTGCAGGCAATTACTTGGGTTGATGAAGGAATGGTTAAGCGGATAAGAGGAGTAACATATTCTACAAGAGTCTCCTCTCAGTTTGAAAACACTATGATTCATGCAGCTCGTGGAATCTTTAATCAATTGCTTCCTGATGTTCACATAGCCACTGACCATAAATCTGGTTCACAAGCTGGAAAGTATGGTTTGTTATCTAATTTCATCTTTTATGTTAAGAGGGTTTTTGTCCATAGACCGATTAATGGAAGGAAAGCCCCTGCTTCAGTACTTGAGTTTATCTGTAGTTAGATCTTCTAAATTAATTGTCATTTTATATGTACTTGAGCTCATGGAAAGTTTGATACCTTGGCAGATCACCTGGCTATGGCATTTCTTTGGTTGCCGAGACTACATCTGGCTGCTTCATGTCTGCTGATACTGCGGTTTGTCATGCAAGGGGGAAAGACACAGATGTTCTTGAAGATGAGGAGCAGGAAGAGCTGAAGCGTCCTGAAGATGTTGGTGAGCAGATTGCTTCGGTGCTGCTTGGAGAGATTGAACAAGGGGGAGTGGTGGATTCAACACACCAGGTACGTCTACTTTGGCATATTATGGTATCGTTCTCTTGTTTGTTATAGGGGTGTAAAAGAATATAATTGAATAGTTTACTTGATGTTTTGACCGTCATTTTGCTTTAAAATGTTCTGTTGGGCTGTTTTCCATTTTTAACGATACTTAATTATGGTGAAATGTCTACTTgaatataattttataaatatttttttttctcttggttAAACTTATTTCTTGCTTCTTTTTGgtgaggaaaaaaataataattaggCATACCAATATTTTGTCTGACTCATCTTACTCATTTGTCAACAACAAGGTCTCACCTGTCCGCTGTCTGGGTCTGAACCAACTAGGTTTTTATCTGAATTAAATACTGGATTGGGTTCAGATTTGTTATTCTGACAACTCAATCTGGTTTGACCAAATTAGTTATGGTACAATATATTAGTGGTTCATCTCACTAATAGGTTTGGAGCTTAAATCCCCCCCCCTTGCAGAGTTATACTGATCTTGGATTTGTCCAATTTCTTGCCACCCTAACACATAGTGCCTCTCAAAAGCAACATATCATGCATTTTTGTTGTGATTTCATCAATACCTCTATTGAACTGGAGCCCTGCAAAGAACTTTTGCCAAGTTCACAGTGGTAATTGCTATGTAAACTTCTGTACAAGCACACATTTGCACCCTAACACATTGTTGTCTTAGAACCAGATAGAGTGCCATGTAATTCCACTTACGGAAGAAGATATACATATATCAAATACAAACAAGTgaatttaaaatataattaaaaaagaaattttcatattttggaCATGATTTTCTGACCAGTGAAAACTATTTTAGAATTCAATCGTACTCAAGTGTATGAGGATTTCCATGTTTCTGCAGAGATTTTTAGTCAAcaaattgggtatttttttttggatttgttatGCAGGGCTTGCTGTTTCTTCTTTGTGCTTTATGCCCTCAAGATGTTTCCAAGGTACGTGTTGGGAAGCTCTCACCTTATGGCATTGAGACACTGAGACATATCAGAGATTTCCTGGGCGTCAAGTTTGTTATCACACCGGAGCCAACAACGGGGACAGTTATACTCAAGTGCATTGGATCAGGATTAAAAAACCTCTCAAGAAAGATTTCATGAACAGCACAAGATCAGCTGCTCATCTGTGGAACAATGTGTTTTCCTGTAGTCTCAAGATCATAGACGCAAGTTTCTTACATTTGTAAATTCATGGTAAGACTGAACGGGATGATGCACGATTGCCAACTCAAGGTGTATTGCACCATTGGATGAAACACTAGACTATGAGGGTGCCAGCAGTGGGTATGCATTGACATCCTCTCATCCTCTGTCGCAGCAAATTGATACCATTTTATCAAACTTTTAACTGCGCTAGAGTTTTGTAGCAAATTGCTTCCCATTTTGACTGATGGAAGAGTTTTGTAGCAGTTGTATTACCTTGATTTTTGCATTCAGATAAACTATAAACTTTCTTCACCCTTTTCTTCATGGTCTCCTACTtcagtttaaatagaaaatattttGCATGTGTTGTCTCAAAAGCAAAAGATATTGTACAATTATGTTGggcaaaattttggaaaacagTTTTTTCTGGGATGTTTCCCCATCCCAACCCACCAAGAACTTTTGCAATGTTTATGCTAGTTGTGGTTCATCTTTAAGCATTTGGTGAAATCGAAATGATCATGGTTGTGGTTAACTCTTACCCAATCAAAAAGGACAAAATGGGTTGGAGCATCCATGTAGTTACAGCATTTGTATATTTAGAGATGCAGTTTTGAAAATTCAGAttatggatctcagatgcaagaaGGTCTAATGCCATCAGATTGATGGTAAGGGAAGGAATAGAGGTGAGATTTGTTCAGCATCATCAGaactcttcaaaaaaaaaagagggggaatttcttagatctacgagattaaaaaaaaaattacaagataagtataatttaaatttattttacaacCACAAAATTtagattttgaaaagatttacctaaTCCCCAAATTAGTTAGTTCTCTTCCCATTCAACAAGAAAATATAACTAAACTTCTTAAAATACCCTCTACCATCATTTTGTTTCCTTACCGGTTATCATAGGAACACTGGTAAGTATTGGctctcccactctctctctctctatgtgtcTTTCTCTACCCTTGTTTTAGCTTTCGTtttttccacttcttcttcGTCTCGGGCTTCCCCTCCCCGTTGCACCCATTCGAGGACTTCCTTGTGATAAACCTCACCAAGCTTGAGTGCGAGAGGTATAGCAGCACCAATAACCATGCACCCTTGCGATGTCTGGTCATGGTGGTTATGGGATACGCATGATGTACTCAGTGCCTGGTGGCATACAAGCGTTCTGTCCAACTACCATGCGGTTTCACTTGCAGAGCTCTGTATTTGCAGCGGAAAGAATTCCACCTTAAACTACGAGTCAGGTGAACAATCCGGCTCCGGCCCATTATATTTTACGAAGCATGATCACACACTCGAGAATTCTATCAAAAACCAGTTCCATAGGTTAAAATGAACTACATGAAGAAAGGACACATTTGAACCAAGAAACTCACGATTTACACATGGAAGGACAACCTAGGGGAATGTTGGGTCCAGGTCAGATCTTGACATCAccaaaatttctattttcaagGGATTCTTGCCATTAATATCGTGGAAATCAGCTCTTCTTCCAGAAAGGCTTGTTGCCTTAGCGACATTGACTGAAATCCCAGCTTTATCAAAaggatttccaaaaaaaaaataaaaataatatctatGTAGGAAATCAAAAGCTATTGTTGATGAAACTTTACAACAAAAGagatgggggaggagagagagagagggaacagACTCGTGTTGTAAAATACAAAGAGAGGGAGGCGCTGTCAAGAGTGCTCTAGTGTCAAACTATTGATATTTTACTAGTTATGCTGCCATTAATGGAGTTTTCTGGACGCCGTTACCCTGTTGATGCCGGAGTTTCCCCCTCTAAGCAAGCAAACCGCTAcaaggaagggggaaaaaaaagaggctACACTAGGGGCAGAGAAAAAGCAAATACTCACTGGGTCTGCCTGTGATAACCACTAGAGGATTAAAACAGGGAGTCAAGGACTCATGAAGGTGATTAACCAGTGGAAGAGGGATAAACGAGATAGAGTGAAGCACCTTGCACTTCACCAGCCCGGGAACTCAATGAGAGTTGTGCAAACAGTTAAACTATTAAGCATTAATTATCATTAGCCTTTCTTTTAGGAAAAAAGTGATgtcaaagggtattttagtaagtttaattatattttcttgTTGGGCGGGACGAACACTAATTAATCTGAGGAttaggtaaatcttttcaaaatctaAATTTGTAAATGTAAAACGAATTTAAAATGTACTTATCTtgcaattctttttttaatctagtagatctaagatattccccccaaaaaaaaccctcaTATTCTGTACTCAATTCATCTCTATTTGGTGAAGGTGTATTACATGCATAAAGACCTTTTAAAAATCCTTAAATTAATTCATAAAATAACTTTTAATTACATTCACTCATTCAATATAAGTacataaactcaaaacagaatacTAGCAGCTTACAACCACACCACATGAGTTTTAACATATCCTATGCCCATTAAGGCGTAGTCATCCTCCAAACTTCATTATTCAAATGAGTTTGTCTCTTTCCAAGCACATGTgaacatttttcttttgggaacCATTCTCATGGGAGCGCATGGGCCATGTACACGTGGCAGCCAATAAGAGCGTGAGTGCTGGCACATTGAGGGGTAGAAATTCCCTCGTTCATGGGggcggggtgatcatttccacccccaatgtgtttgggtgtgtcCCTGCATCCTATGCAAGgaacttctctctttttttttttaatttatcgGGGAATACAATGAAGGGGCTTGAACTGGGGCCGGCTTGGAGCGTGGGCTCTATTGCGCCAAATTCATAGCAGTTGTCCTTAGCTCATTGGCATTTAATTGATAGAGAATAAACATAAAGGGATCTTCTTATTAATACCTCTTAAGATATGACTTTAtttttggacaaagttttcctccacccaaaaaacggttcatccaccatcctagagttcacaaacccctccttaTTTTTTCTACTCTTAGTTTAACACACTTTTTCCATTTTAGTCCGGGTAAAATGTGTAAAAGATTTGCACAATGCCAACTTAATTTTAAAATTGCATGTTGACACCCCTCATAAGACTCGGATTACTGTAGCACACGCCCTGTAAAGTATCTCATATgcccccccttttatttttaatgtgttcCTACAATGCCCCTCTTCCAAGGCAAGAAACTGCACATTGTCTGTGTGGCAAACCCTCTCCCATGGTACattttatcatttcacatgttcACTTGAAAAAGCATGCGAAACAATAACTTTTTAAACTGACATAATGGCAAatcattttcaaataattttgaaaatcctttttttacctttgacttaaataacttttcggaataagacaaggggcaatcaaaagaatgttACATGTTTTAAATACActtatagaggtgtcattcataCAATCTCATATATAAATATAGGGAGAGGGATTCATATGCTAGCAGTGTGTAATAGAATCTTGCATTCTAGCATCTTATTGATTGTCAAATCTCGATCTCTACATCTCAGTCGTTCAATCCGTTAGTTGTTACAACCCCACATTCTCCACTACCTCTACACCATGTCTCTCTCCACTCGCCATTGCATCTATTGCCCACTGGTGTGGGTTCATGGAGGATCCCTTATCATAGTTGAGACTGGTTTCCCGTCTACCCTTCCTAAGCTCATCTTCCCGTAGCCACTATCCAACCTTTCCCTCCATCAATCCCTTGCCTTTTTCCTCCCTCCTGAACTCGACAACCAACCTCCCTGCTTTGTTTCCCATTTTTGGTCGCATATGTATCCCTTCACCCCCGCAACCCCCTATACGAACCCCCTTACCCACGCCTTCCACCACAAATCGTCCATGGCCTCTGCACCCCTAACCTCTCCTTCCACCCACACCTAACCATCATTGTAGCCACTGCTCCCCCCATCTCTCCCCCATGCCACATCCTCCTCTCTTGCTGCTCTATCGTGCAACCCTCACCCCTTCTGCTAGAAAACCAAAACCAGAGCGAAAAAATTGATTTGTATCACAAGTCCTAACACTGTTGCCCTTAACCGTCTATTGTTTATGTTGTGTCTGAGAGTCCATTTCTTTCTTGGGAAAATGGCATCATCAGTGTTGTTCTAGGAAGCTTTGAAGTATAGACATGGAAAGGGGGAGGGATCTTTATGCCAGTGGTGCGTGATAGAATCTTGCGCAGTAGCATCCTATTGATCGTCCAATCCCCATCTATGCATCTTAGCCATTCAACCCATCAATTGTTGCAACCCCACACTCTCCATCGTTGCTACACCCTCTTTCTCCCCACTCCCTGCTACTGCTGCATCTCCCTTGCAAttttcccctccccccatcTTTGTATGCCGGTCCCTCTCTCTCACCCTTCTTGTGGCCTCCCTATCTCTtccgacaaaaaaaaaaaaaaaaaaacccaaacttGCAAAATCGATCTGAATCACAAGTTCGGTATCATTGCCCCAATGCCCTTGATTGTCCATTGTGTGTGTTGTGTCTTCAAATCCATCTCTTTTGGGGGGAAAAATAGGATTATTGGTGCTATTCTTGGAAGCTTTGATGATGAGACGACACCACTATCTCCTTCCAGTGATGAGAAAGGGAAATATGGACATGAAAGGGGAGAGGGATCTATACTCTAGCGGTGTGTGATAGAATCTTGCACAGTATCCTCTTATTGGTCGTCGAATCCCCATCTCTGCATCTCAGCTGTTCAACCCGTCAATTGTTGCAACCCCATACTCTCCACCGCCGctacaccctctctctctctctctctctccccccctctcCTCACTCGTTGTTGTCACTGCTCCATCTCCCATTGCTAGTCGCACTCTACATTCCGTCATAACTCCCACCGCTGGTCATCCATGGGCTCTGCACCCTTGAACTTTCCTCCCACCCacacctaagggtgtcaaagccTATTCCAAACCGGTAAAACAGACCGAGACAACTCAAACCGATCCTTATCGATTTGTTTTGGACGGGGGTATGATGAGATTGGTTAAAAACAGGACCGCAGCGAACCAATCTATATCCAATCAAAAAATTGAACTGaatgaatccaataaaaaaaatcattgaatatAAGGTTATGAGtaggtgaattgattatccattgatttcaatattagtaaGAATATTTCTGGTTGTAATGgagaattgttacaaatcaatgacgTATGAGGTGATGAacagggaaattgatttgtaacaatgcttccattAATCTCCTTGTTCAATATACAAGATTAGTTAGACAATccaatgaatgatttgatagtagggttcattttgtgatttcaatagtAGTTTTCTTCTCGCTAATagttattcattgatttcaatattagttatcttccccttacaatgataaataattatttgatttgtaacaatgatttcgttacgaactctatttatccattgactTCAATATAGTTATCTTCCCCTTACAATTATATTCCTCTTTGTTTGGaatctttggatttttttttgatagaaggAATCTTtggattacaacatgaacacgtcaaatcaatttttctattcgtgattgtttacttgtttgacttGGGGAAGATGATTTAAAGTGCGTTTATcgaatctttcctcactataAGCGGTGAATGTAAATCAATCTAAACTGGTATTAACCCGATATCGAAAAATCAAAATCGACCGAAAACCAAAGttccttaatggtttggttttggtctcactcattCCTGGACCGAAACCGATTCAGCCTTATCGAACcaaccatttgacacccctacctatACGTAACCATCACCATAGCCACTGCTCCCTCCACTTCTACCCCATGCCACAACCCCCTCTCCTACTCCTCTGCCGTGCAGCCCCCTCATGCCCTTCTTCCACCAGAAAACCAAAACCtgagccataaaagtgatcTGCATCGTTGCCCCCGCTACCCTTGATAGTTCGTTGTGTTTGTTGCATTCGAAAGTTCATCTCTTTCTTGGGTAAAATGGCATCATTGGTGTTGTTCTTGGAATCTTTGATGATGAAACAATACCACTATGTCCTTTTGGTGATGAGAGAGGGAAGTTTGGACATGGAAGCATAACATGGTAAGGTCGACAAGGGAAACCTGTATAACCGATCTAATTCTATTTCTGGTATGTCATTATCACAACAATAAGAACATCAACTGCAACAACAGTGCAGAGGCCATGGGCGATCGATAGCAGGGAGAGGGGGGAGATGCAGGGGTGTGCGAGCAAGTGAGGAATTTTGGGGCTAACCGGGCAATAGATGATAGTGGTGGTGGATTGCAAGTGCCAGTGATGGGGGAGAGATGCAAAGAGGAGGGATGGGGTGGAGCTCACAGCGGATTGCCAATGGATCACAGGTGATGTAGGACAGTGATATTGAATGGTTGAGATGCCTTCAATATAATCTAATGATCAATAAAATGTTGCTATGCAAGATTCTATTACACTATGttcgtgtgtgtgtgcaagtgGAGAAAAATTCTCTGTGGAAGAGTATACCACCCACGCTCAGACATAGCGGGGGATGATCACCCTAtcccccatgatgccaacgcGTGTACTCTCATTAGCCACCTGTGCGCAAGGTCCacgctcccccacaaagaatgcTGACCCAATATCTACATTATTTTTCGATAAATATATAGTATATAATTGGAGAAAAGTTTTTGGTCTATTGTTCGAAGATGAGACATCATGATCTGGAGTCATTCACGACATTAATACTCCCATTATTGAATAAAGTTACCATAATGCTTCTTACTAGCATTCAAGAGTCATTATGACTTATACCTTTCTATGCCACCGACTGAAAAACCTCTTCCCTATCTAGGGGTTGTCAGGGTCAATCGGGGCCAACCTGACCCAACTTAACCCAGCATAACTAGGGTCAATCAAGGCTAGGCCTGGATTGAAATATCCTAGCTTGACCTTTGGGCTAGgctgggttttaaaaaactcCCCACCAAGCTCGACATGTTTGGACTTTTCACCCCTATATGAAATTTTAATCATTAGGTGTCTAGCAATATTTGAACTATGTATTAGTTCAATATTAAGTTGAATCATTTACCCTCTCATGTATTTCCATGCTTCATTAGGTGGTCTTGGAATCCTTTTGGTTTTGCTAATTGACATACTCTCCTAAAGCTATTGACAAAATTTCAGTCCCATCTAACTAGTCACATTGAAGATACGATACACACCATGTGACAAGGtaggtaagtttttttttgggttttttacaattaccacccaaaaaactttcatatttactattacccccccccaaaactttgaaacaacta encodes:
- the LOC122672822 gene encoding probable RNA 3'-terminal phosphate cyclase-like protein; the protein is MVKTSYMRLKGSQQLRQRLLLSTLAGTAILIEDIRPDDTWPGLRPHEISFLRLLENITDDCVVEINETGTKLKYKPGVLMGGRHLVHDCGLSRSIGYFLEPLVVLGLFGKKPLSIKLKGITNDSKDPSVDTFRSTTLPMLKRFGVPSEGLDLKIESRGSPPEGGGEVILSVPMIQNSLSAITWVDEGMVKRIRGVTYSTRVSSQFENTMIHAARGIFNQLLPDVHIATDHKSGSQAGKSPGYGISLVAETTSGCFMSADTAVCHARGKDTDVLEDEEQEELKRPEDVGEQIASVLLGEIEQGGVVDSTHQGLLFLLCALCPQDVSKVRVGKLSPYGIETLRHIRDFLGVKFVITPEPTTGTVILKCIGSGLKNLSRKIS